A region from the Falco peregrinus isolate bFalPer1 chromosome 19, bFalPer1.pri, whole genome shotgun sequence genome encodes:
- the SMARCD1 gene encoding SWI/SNF-related matrix-associated actin-dependent regulator of chromatin subfamily D member 1 isoform X1, with amino-acid sequence MAARAGFQSVTPSGGGGGAAAGAGALGPGTPGGPVRMGPAPGQGLYRSPLPGAAYPRPGMLPGSRLAPQGPAMGPPGYGGSPAVRPGMAQASLDQARKRPAPQQLQQVQPQAVPNRNHKPRGEMLGFGVQAGPPGIGGAKKKKMADKILPQRIRELVPESQAYMDLLAFERKLDQTIMRKRLDIQEALKRPIKQKRKLRIFISNTFNPAKSDAEDGEGTVASWELRVEGRLLEDSALSKYDATKQKRKFSSFFKSLVIELDKDLYGPDNHLVEWHRTATTQETDGFQVKRPGDVNVRCTVLLMLDYQPPQFKLDPRLARLLGIHTQTRPVIIQALWQYIKTHKLQDPHEREYVICDKYLQQIFESQRMKFSEIPQRLHALLMPPEPIIINHVISVDPNDQKKTACYDIDVEVDDTLKTQMNSFLLSTASQQEIAALDNKIHETIETINQLKTQREFMLSFARDPQGFINDWLQSQCRDLKTMTDVVGNPEEERRAEFYFQPWAQEAVCRYFYSKVQQRRQELEQALGIRNT; translated from the exons ATGGCGGCGCGGGCGGGATTCCAGTCGGTTACTcccagcggcggcggcggtggggcCGCTGCTGGGGCCGGCGCGCTGGGTCCGGGCACGCCGGGCGGGCCGGTGCGCATGGGCCCGGCTCCGGGACAGGGCCTGTACCGCTCGCCGCTGCCGGGAGCCGCCTACCCG CGCCCCGGAATGCTACCGGGCAGCCGGCTGGCGCCGCAGGGCCCCGCCATGGGGCCGCCCGGTTACGGCGGGAGCCCGGCGGTGCGGCCCGGGATGGCGCAGGCCAGCCTGGACCAGGCCCGCAAGCGGCCGGCGccgcagcagctccagcaggtgCAGCCGCAGGCCGTGCCCAACCGCAACCACAA GCCCCGCGGGGAGATGCTGGGTTtcggggtgcaggcagggcccCCTGGAATCGGAGG CGCTAAGAAGAAGAAGATGGCTGACAAAATTCTACCTCAGAGG ATTCGTGAACTCGTACCCGAGTCTCAGGCCTATATGGACTTGCTGGCTTTCGAAAGAAAACTGGACCAGACGATCATGCGGAAACGCTTGGATATCCAGGAGGCTTTGAAGCGACCCATTAAG CAAAAACGAAAGCTACGTATTTTTATCTCCAATACCTTCAATCCAGCCAAGTCTGATGCGGAGGATGGTGAAGGGACAGTTGCCTCCTGGGAGCTCCGGGTGGAAGGACGGCTGTTGGAAGAC TCTGCTTTGTCCAAATACGATGCCaccaagcagaaaagaaagttcTCATCCTTCTTTAAATCTCTGGTCATTGAACTTGATAAAGACCTGTATGGCCCTGACAATCACCTGGTAGAG TGGCACAGGACTGCGACGACTCAGGAGACGGACGGCTTCCAGGTGAAGAGGCCGGGAGATGTAAACGTGCGCTGTACTGTCCTTCTGATGCTGGATTACCAG CCTCCCCAGTTCAAACTGGATCCCCGCTTGGCTCGTCTCTTGGGGATTCACACTCAGACGCGCCCGGTGATCATCCAGGCGTTGTGGCAATACATCAAGACTCACAAGCTGCAGGACCCCCACGAGCGGGAGTATGTCATCTGTGACAAATACCTCCAGCAG ATATTTGAATCTCAGCGGATGAAGTTCTCTGAGATCCCCCAAAGGCTTCACGCGTTGCTTATGCCCCCGGAGCCGATCATCATTAATCACGTGATCAG TGTTGACCCAAACGACCAGAAGAAAACAGCCTGCTATGACATCGACGTGGAGGTGGACGATACCTTGAAAACTCAGATGAATTCCTTCCTGCTGtccacagccagccagcaggaGATCGCGGCGCTGGATAACAAG ATTCATGAAACAATAGAGACAATTAACCAGCTGAAGACACAGCGTGAGTTCATGCTGAGCTTTGCCCGAGATCCTCAGGGCTTCATCAACGACTGGCTACAGTCCCAGTGCCGGGATTTAAAG ACAATGACTGATGTGGTTGGGAATCCTGAAGAGGAGCGTAGAGCTGAGTTCTACTTCCAGCCATGGGCTCAGGAAGCCGTGTGCCGATACTTCTACTCCAAG GTGCAGCAAAGACGGCAGGAACTGGAGCAGGCCCTGGGAATCCGTAACACATAG
- the GPD1 gene encoding glycerol-3-phosphate dehydrogenase [NAD(+)], cytoplasmic, protein MGGKKVCIVGSGNWGSAIAKIAGTNAARLSTFESQVSMWVLEEEVGGRRLTDIINTEHENVKYLPGHKLPPNVVAEPDLLKACAGADILLFVVPHQFIGQVCDQLKGHVKKDAVGVSLVKGVDEGPDGLRLISDIIHEKLGIEMSVLMGANIANEVAEEKFCETTIGCKNAQHGRTLKELMQTPNFRVTVVEEADTVEICGALKNVVAVGAGFCDGLGYGDNTKAAVIRLGLMEMIAFAKVFCKGSVTATTFLESCGVADLITTCYGGRNRKVAEAFVKTGKSIEQLEKEMLNGQKLQGPPTSAELHRILKSKNLVEKFPLFTAVYRICYEGKPVTDVIKCLQNHPEHM, encoded by the exons ATGGGCGGCAAGAAAGTCTGCATCGTGGGCTCCGGCAACTG GGGCTCGGCCATCGCCAAGATCGCCGGCACCAACGCGGCGCGGCTGAGCACCTTCGAGAGCCAGGTGAGCAtgtgggtgctggaggaggaggtgggcgGCCGGCGGCTCACCGACATCATCAACACGGAGCACGAAAACGTCAAGTACCTGCCAGGGCACAAGCTGCCCCCCAACGTG GTAGCGGAGCCAGACCTGCTGAAAGCCTGCGCCGGGGCTGACATCCTCCTGTTCGTGGTGCCCCACCAGTTTATTGGCCAAGTCTGCGACCAGCTCAAGGGCCACGTAAAGAAAGACGCGGTTGGGGTGTCGCTCGTCAAG GGGGTGGACGAAGGACCAGATGGGCTGAGGCTGATCTCAGACATTATCCATGAAAAACTGGGAATAGAGATGAGCGTCCTCATGGGGGCCAATATTGCGAACGAAGTGGCAGAAGAGAAGTTCTGTGAAACGACCATCG GCTGCAAGAACGCGCAGCACGGGCGGACGCTGAAGGAGCTGATGCAGACGCCAAACTTTCGGGTGACGGTGGTGGAGGAGGCTGACACCGTAGAGATCTGCGGGGCTCTCAAG AACGTCGTGGCTGTCGGAGCTGGTTTCTGCGATGGGCTCGGCTATGGAGACAACACAAAAGCTGCCGTGATCCGTCTGGGACTGATGGAGATGATCGCCTTTGCCAAAGTCTTCTGTAAGGGCTCCGTCACCGCCACCACCTTCCTGGAGAGCTGCGGGGTCGCGGACCTCATCACGACCTGCTACGGTGGCCGCAATCGCAAGGTGGCCGAGGCTTTCGTCAAGACGGGGAAG TCTAttgagcagctggagaaggagatGTTGAAtgggcagaagctgcagggTCCCCCGACGTCTGCCGAGCTGCATCGCATCCTTAAAAGCAAGAACTTAGTGGAGAA GTTCCCCCTCTTCACAGCCGTGTATCGGATCTGCTACGAGGGCAAACCTGTTACCGATGTCATCAAGTGTCTCCAGAACCACCCTGAGCACATGTAG
- the SMARCD1 gene encoding SWI/SNF-related matrix-associated actin-dependent regulator of chromatin subfamily D member 1 isoform X2 codes for MAARAGFQSVTPSGGGGGAAAGAGALGPGTPGGPVRMGPAPGQGLYRSPLPGAAYPRPGMLPGSRLAPQGPAMGPPGYGGSPAVRPGMAQASLDQARKRPAPQQLQQVQPQAVPNRNHNAKKKKMADKILPQRIRELVPESQAYMDLLAFERKLDQTIMRKRLDIQEALKRPIKQKRKLRIFISNTFNPAKSDAEDGEGTVASWELRVEGRLLEDSALSKYDATKQKRKFSSFFKSLVIELDKDLYGPDNHLVEWHRTATTQETDGFQVKRPGDVNVRCTVLLMLDYQPPQFKLDPRLARLLGIHTQTRPVIIQALWQYIKTHKLQDPHEREYVICDKYLQQIFESQRMKFSEIPQRLHALLMPPEPIIINHVISVDPNDQKKTACYDIDVEVDDTLKTQMNSFLLSTASQQEIAALDNKIHETIETINQLKTQREFMLSFARDPQGFINDWLQSQCRDLKTMTDVVGNPEEERRAEFYFQPWAQEAVCRYFYSKVQQRRQELEQALGIRNT; via the exons ATGGCGGCGCGGGCGGGATTCCAGTCGGTTACTcccagcggcggcggcggtggggcCGCTGCTGGGGCCGGCGCGCTGGGTCCGGGCACGCCGGGCGGGCCGGTGCGCATGGGCCCGGCTCCGGGACAGGGCCTGTACCGCTCGCCGCTGCCGGGAGCCGCCTACCCG CGCCCCGGAATGCTACCGGGCAGCCGGCTGGCGCCGCAGGGCCCCGCCATGGGGCCGCCCGGTTACGGCGGGAGCCCGGCGGTGCGGCCCGGGATGGCGCAGGCCAGCCTGGACCAGGCCCGCAAGCGGCCGGCGccgcagcagctccagcaggtgCAGCCGCAGGCCGTGCCCAACCGCAACCACAA CGCTAAGAAGAAGAAGATGGCTGACAAAATTCTACCTCAGAGG ATTCGTGAACTCGTACCCGAGTCTCAGGCCTATATGGACTTGCTGGCTTTCGAAAGAAAACTGGACCAGACGATCATGCGGAAACGCTTGGATATCCAGGAGGCTTTGAAGCGACCCATTAAG CAAAAACGAAAGCTACGTATTTTTATCTCCAATACCTTCAATCCAGCCAAGTCTGATGCGGAGGATGGTGAAGGGACAGTTGCCTCCTGGGAGCTCCGGGTGGAAGGACGGCTGTTGGAAGAC TCTGCTTTGTCCAAATACGATGCCaccaagcagaaaagaaagttcTCATCCTTCTTTAAATCTCTGGTCATTGAACTTGATAAAGACCTGTATGGCCCTGACAATCACCTGGTAGAG TGGCACAGGACTGCGACGACTCAGGAGACGGACGGCTTCCAGGTGAAGAGGCCGGGAGATGTAAACGTGCGCTGTACTGTCCTTCTGATGCTGGATTACCAG CCTCCCCAGTTCAAACTGGATCCCCGCTTGGCTCGTCTCTTGGGGATTCACACTCAGACGCGCCCGGTGATCATCCAGGCGTTGTGGCAATACATCAAGACTCACAAGCTGCAGGACCCCCACGAGCGGGAGTATGTCATCTGTGACAAATACCTCCAGCAG ATATTTGAATCTCAGCGGATGAAGTTCTCTGAGATCCCCCAAAGGCTTCACGCGTTGCTTATGCCCCCGGAGCCGATCATCATTAATCACGTGATCAG TGTTGACCCAAACGACCAGAAGAAAACAGCCTGCTATGACATCGACGTGGAGGTGGACGATACCTTGAAAACTCAGATGAATTCCTTCCTGCTGtccacagccagccagcaggaGATCGCGGCGCTGGATAACAAG ATTCATGAAACAATAGAGACAATTAACCAGCTGAAGACACAGCGTGAGTTCATGCTGAGCTTTGCCCGAGATCCTCAGGGCTTCATCAACGACTGGCTACAGTCCCAGTGCCGGGATTTAAAG ACAATGACTGATGTGGTTGGGAATCCTGAAGAGGAGCGTAGAGCTGAGTTCTACTTCCAGCCATGGGCTCAGGAAGCCGTGTGCCGATACTTCTACTCCAAG GTGCAGCAAAGACGGCAGGAACTGGAGCAGGCCCTGGGAATCCGTAACACATAG
- the LOC114013341 gene encoding cytochrome c oxidase assembly protein COX14 gives MVSGKQLADFGYKAFSSSMLLLTVYGGYLCGVRAYHLLQRRRERQNAAGPES, from the coding sequence ATGGTGTCCGGCAAGCAGCTGGCGGATTTCGGCTACAAGGCCTTCTCCAgctccatgctgctgctgacGGTCTACGGCGGGTACCTGTGCGGCGTCCGCGCGTACCACCTCCTGCAGCGCCGCCGGGAGCGGCAGAATGCGGCCGGCCCCGAGAGCTga